Proteins from a genomic interval of Trifolium pratense cultivar HEN17-A07 linkage group LG6, ARS_RC_1.1, whole genome shotgun sequence:
- the LOC123889455 gene encoding expansin-A23-like, producing the protein MALPHCLVPLTCFMLLLVQAMAKLDSNWYDARATFYGDAAGGDTMQGACGYGDLFKQGYGLATTALSTALFNKGSTCGACFEIICVNNPQWCIKGARSIKVTATNFCPPDYSKTTDIWCNPPQKHFDLSYKMFTSIAYYKAGVTPVKYRRVPCSKSGGVRFELKGNPYFLLVLVYNVANAGDVSSMSIKGSKTGWIPMTRNWGQKWNTGTNLVGQALSFKVTTSDGTTKQFDSVSPSNWQFEQIYESKGNF; encoded by the exons ATGGCTTTGCCTCATTGTTTAGTTCCTTTGACCTGTTTTATGTTGCTTCTAGTACAGGCCATGGCTAAACTTGATTCCAATTGGTACGATGCTCGTGCAACCTTCTATGGTGACGCAGCAGGGGGTGATACCATGC AGGGGGCTTGTGGTTATGGTGATCTTTTTAAACAAGGATATGGACTTGCAACCACAGCACTAAGCACGGCTCTATTTAATAAAGGATCTACTTGTGGTGCATGTTTTGAGATAATTTGTGTCAATAATCCTCAATGGTGTATAAAAGGTGCAAGGTCAATCAAAGTAACTGCAACAAATTTTTGTCCTCCTGATTACTCCAAAACTACAGATATTTGGTGCAATCCACCACAAAAACACTTTGACTTGAGTTATAAAATGTTCACCTCTATTGCTTATTATAAAGCCGGTGTCACCCCTGTTAAATATCGTCGTGTTCCATGCTCCAAAAGTGGGGGTGTTAGGTTTGAACTCAAAGGAAACCCTTATTTCTTGcttgttttggtttataatgTTGCTAATGCCGGTGATGTCTCTAGTATGAGTATCAAAGGGTCTAAGACTGGATGGATTCCCATGACACGCAATTGGGGACAAAAATGGAATACTGGAACGAATTTGGTAGGACAAGCTTTGTCATTTAAAGTTACGACAAGTGATGGAACAACTAAACAGTTTGATTCAGTTTCTCCTTCCAATTGGCAATTTGAACAGATTTATGAGAGCAAGGGAAATTTTTAG
- the LOC123889454 gene encoding F-box protein At5g39250 yields the protein MESEEVLKVVFPLLEGVDLASCMGVCKQWNDIAKDDFFWKCQCAKRWPSICKQPNAPIESYYKLYKSFHKRQQHKTLLPPRISFDDLEFFIDIWAENILLFSEVVPGSVLQSGFKCPPSGVSDLLKYHLEGSEYKMTFPVEPRFTIPAGQNQNVSVSVMVGRKDTNKVARIINKSMFDYIDRSSYRALAFEYLDISPGYPFLSGIRAWISLLFTEVGSEDVMDVFGIQMDFCDVANSKEEVLWLLDMLYWK from the coding sequence ATGGAATCTGAAGAAGTTTTGAAGGTTGTTTTCCCTTTACTGGAGGGTGTTGATCTTGCTTCTTGTATGGGCGTCTGTAAGCAGTGGAATGACATAGCAAAAGACGATTTCTTTTGGAAATGTCAATGTGCCAAGAGATGGCCATCAATCTGCAAGCAACCTAATGCTCCTATTGAAAGCTACTACAAGCTATACAAAAGCTTCCATAAACGGCAGCAACACAAAACTCTTCTCCCTCCGAGAATCTCGTTTGATGATTTGGAGTTTTTCATTGACATATGGGCTGAAAATATACTGCTCTTCTCAGAAGTGGTGCCTGGCTCTGTCCTGCAGTCAGGTTTTAAATGTCCACCATCTGGAGTTTCTGACTTACTCAAATATCACCTCGAGGGTTCTGAATACAAGATGACTTTTCCAGTTGAACCTAGGTTTACTATCCCTGCAGGACAAAATCAGAATGTTAGTGTCTCTGTTATGGTTGGTCGGAAGGATACAAATAAGGTTGCACGCATCATAAATAAGTCCATGTTTGATTATATTGATCGGTCATCATATAGAGCTTTGGCGTTTGAATACCTAGACATATCCCCTGGCTACCCCTTTTTGTCCGGCATCCGGGCATGGATCTCTTTGCTATTCACAGAAGTTGGAAGTGAAGATGTTATGGATGTTTTTGGGATTCAAATGGATTTCTGTGACGTGGCAAATTCTAAGGAAGAAGTCTTGTGGTTATTGGACATGCTATATTGGAAGTGA
- the LOC123889453 gene encoding UDP-glycosyltransferase 83A1-like, producing the protein MGNPHFLTIPFPILGHMNPLMQFSQVLAKHGCKITFLTSDENYNKMKTTSINDGEGKLMEPHINLVSLPDGVNPQDDRKDLAKVILSTRITMSPMLPKLIEDINNLDSDNKISCIIVTKNMGWALEVAHQLGIKGALFWPASATSLVSFNSMERLVEEGIVDPQSGIPRKQEIQLSLNLPMMEAAAMPWYSLSNAFFFLHMMKEMQNVNLGEWWLCNTSMDLEAEAISLSPKFLPIGPLIGNEDNNIGSLWQEDETCLEWLDQHKPKSVIYVSFGSLISIGPNQFKELAIGLDLLKRPFLWVVRKDMAHMNNVLENAYLDELFKGNKGKIVSWSPQKKILCHPSIACFITHCGWNSTIESVCSGVPLLCWPFFSDQLMNKTYICDVWKVGLGFEKDENGLITKEEIKKKVDELLEDEEIKERSLKLMEIVVKNKSEGDKNLNKFINWAKE; encoded by the exons ATGGGCAACCCACATTTTCTTACAATACCATTCCCAATTCTTGGTCATATGAATCCCCTTATGCAATTCTCTCAAGTTTTAGCCAAACATGGTTGCAAAATCACTTTCTTGACTTCAGATGAGAATTACAATAAAATGAAGACAACTTCAATTAATGATGGAGAGGGGAAGCTCATGGAACCACACATAAATTTAGTTTCTCTCCCGGATGGTGTCAATCCTCAAGATGATAGAAAAGATTTGGCCAAAGTTATATTGTCCACAAGAATCACTATGAGTCCAATGCTTCCAAAGCTCATAGAAGATATTAATAATCTTGATAGTGACAACAAGATTTCTTGTATAATTGTCACTAAAAATATGGGATGGGCTTTGGAAGTTGCTCACCAATTGGGAATTAAAGGGGCACTTTTCTGGCCAGCCTCAGCAACTTCATTGGTGTCCTTTAACTCCATGGAGAGGCTTGTTGAGGAGGGAATTGTAGATCCTCAAAGTG GTATTCCAAGGAAACAAGAAATTCAGCTTTCCTTAAATTTGCCTATGATGGAAGCAGCTGCCATGCCATGGTATAGCTTAAGTAATgccttcttcttccttcatatGATGAAAGAGATGCAAAATGTGAATTTAGGAGAGTGGTGGCTTTGTAACACTAGTATGGATCTTGAGGCTGAAGCAATTTCCTTATCACCAAAGTTCCTACCAATTGGCCCCTTAATAGGAAATGAAGATAACAACATAGGCTCTTTATGGCAAGAAGATGAAACATGCCTAGAATGGTTAGATCAACATAAACCTAAATCAGTCATATATGTTTCATTTGGTAGTTTGATATCAATTGGGCCAAATCAATTCAAAGAATTAGCTATTGGGCTTGATCTTCTTAAAAGGCCTTTTCTTTGGGTTGTTCGTAAAGATATGGCCCATATGAATAATGTGCTAGAAAATGCATACCTAGATGAATTATTCAAAGgaaataaaggtaaaattgtGAGTTGGTCACCACAAAAGAAGATTTTGTGTCACCCTTCAATAGCATGTTTTATTACACATTGTGGTTGGAATTCTACTATAGAAAGTGTGTGTAGTGGGGTGCCTTTATTGTGTTGGCCATTTTTTAGTGATCAACTTATGAACAAGACATATATTTGTGATGTTTGGAAGGTTGGATTGGGCtttgaaaaagatgaaaatggatTAATAACAAAGGAGGAGATAAAGAAGAAGGTGGATGAACTacttgaagatgaagaaattaaagaaagatCTTTGAAGTTAATGGAAATAGTAGTTAAGAATAAATCAGAAGGGGATAAGAATTTAAACAAGTTTATCAATTGGGCCAAGGAATAG
- the LOC123891179 gene encoding expansin-A22-like, with product MAMFHSLISFAFFMLLLIQAMGGGIDPNWYDARATFYGDASGAATMQGACGYGDLFKQGYGLATTALSSALFNNGFTCGACFQLMCVNDPQWCIKGANPITVTATNFCPPDYSKPTDIWCNPPQKHFDLSYKMFTSIAYYKAGVIPVKYRRVPCSKSGGVRFELKGNPNFLLVLVYNVANAGDVTHVSIRGSKTGWISMSHNWGQNWDAHGQFVGQSLSFLVTTSDGKTLGFPFVAHSNWQFGQTYEGHQNF from the exons ATGGCTATGTTTCACTCTTTgatttcttttgcctttttcaTGTTGCTTCTCATACAAGCCATGGGAGGCGGCATTGACCCAAACTGGTACGATGCTCGTGCAACCTTCTATGGTGATGCCTCTGGTGCTGCTACCATGC AAGGGGCTTGTGGCTATGGCGATCTCTTCAAACAAGGGTATGGGCTTGCGACCACAGCACTAAGCTCAGCTCTATTCAATAATGGATTTACTTGTGGTGCGTGTTTTCAGTTAATGTGTGTCAACGATCCTCAATGGTGCATAAAGGGTGCAAACCCAATCACCGTGACTGCAACAAATTTTTGTCCTCCAGATTACTCCAAACCCACAGACATTTGGTGTAATCCACCACAAAAACACTTTGACTTGAGTTACAAAATGTTCACCTCTATTGCTTATTATAAAGCCGGTGTCATCCCTGTTAAATATCGTCGTGTTCCATGCTCCAAAAGTGGAGGTGTTAGGTTTGAACTCAAaggaaaccctaattttttgcTTGTTTTAGTTTACAATGTTGCCAATGCTGGTGATGTTACTCATGTGAGTATTAGGGGGTCTAAGACTGGTTGGATTTCCATGTCACACAATTGGGGACAAAATTGGGATGCTCATGGGCAATTTGTAGGACAATCCTTGTCATTTCTTGTTACAACAAGTGATGGAAAAACTTTGGGTTTTCCGTTTGTTGCTCATTCCAATTGGCAATTTGGACAGACATATGAGGGCCATCAAAATTTTTAG
- the LOC123888626 gene encoding UDP-glycosyltransferase 83A1-like: MSILPHFLVIPFPILGHVNPLMQFSQVLANYGCKITFVHTEFNHNRSKTDGPRQENIKLVTLPDGLEPEDDRSDLKKIMSSMKSTMPNKLPKLIEDINALDGNNNKINCIIGTFNMGWALEVGHKLGIKGALLCPASATSLACAVCIPKLIEDGIVDSEGNPTKKQEIQISPNIPIIDTTNFPWHGLGKFLFEHIVQEIQTIINFGEWWICNTTYDLEPGVFSISQKFLPIGPLMSNDNNKSSIWQEDTTCLDWLDKQPPQSVIYVSFGSLVVMDQNQFNELALGLDLLDKTFLWVVRPSNDNKVNYTYPNDFHGNKGKIVSWAPQRKILNHPSIACFISHCGWNSTIEGVHAGVPFLCWPFISDQFLNKSYICDVWKIGLELEKDDNGFISRHEIRKKVDQVLGDDDIKTMCLKMKKITINNIEEGGQSSHNLKKFISWANY; this comes from the exons ATGAGTATATTACCTCATTTTCTTGTTATACCATTTCCAATTCTAGGACATGTGAACCCCCTTATGCAATTCTCTCAAGTTCTAGCCAACTATGGATGCAAGATCACTTTTGTACATACCGAATTTAATCATAATCGATCGAAAACCGATGGTCCTCggcaagaaaatataaaattggtGACACTCCCAGATGGTTTGGAACCTGAAGATGATAGAAGTGatttaaagaaaattatgtCATCAATGAAAAGCACCATGCCTAATAAGCTTCCAAAGCTTATAGAAGATATTAATGCTTTGGATGGTAACAATAATAAGATTAATTGTATTATTGGTACATTTAATATGGGTTGGGCCTTAGAAGTGGGTCACAAATTGGGAATCAAAGGAGCTCTACTTTGTCCAGCTTCTGCCACTAGTTTGGCATGTGCTGTTTGCATACCTAAACTCATTGAGGATGGGATTGTTGATTCTGaag GAAATCCCaccaaaaaacaagaaattcaAATCTCCCCTAATATACCTATAATTGACACAACAAACTTCCCATGGCATGGCCTAGGTAAGTTCTTATTTGAGCATATTGTGCAAGAGATACAAACTATAATTAATTTTGGAGAATGGTGGATTTGCAACACTACTTATGATCTTGAGCCAGGTGTATTTTCCATATCACAAAAATTCCTACCAATTGGTCCATTGATGTCAAATGACAACAACAAAAGTTCAATTTGGCAAGAAGACACAACTTGCTTAGATTGGTTAGATAAACAACCACCTCAATCAGTCATATATGTTTCTTTTGGTAGTTTGGTTGTAATGgaccaaaatcaatttaatgAACTAGCTTTAGGACTTGATCTCCTAGACAAGACTTTTCTTTGGGTTGTACGTCCTAGTAATGACAATAAGGTAAACTATACATACCCTAATGATTTTCATGgaaataaaggtaaaattgtTAGTTGGGCACcacaaagaaaaatattgaaCCATCCATCTATTGCTTGCTTTATAAGTCATTGTGGTTGGAACTCTACTATAGAAGGTGTACATGCTGGTGTACCTTTTTTGTGTTGGCCATTTATTAGTGATCAATTTCTCAATAAGTCTTATATTTGTGATGTTTGGAAGATTGGACTTGAATTAGAGAAGGATGATAATGGATTTATATCAAGGCATGAGATAAGGAAGAAGGTGGATCAAGTACTAGGTGATGATGACATAAAGACAATGTgtttgaaaatgaagaaaattacAATTAATAATATAGAAGAAGGTGGCCAGTCATCACATAATCTCAAGAAGTTCATTAGTTGGGcgaattattaa